In the genome of Ensifer adhaerens, one region contains:
- a CDS encoding alpha-glucosidase — MAAVLKSRAVAADWWRGASIYQVYPRSFQDTTASGTGDLKGVTQRLGHIAFLGVDAIWLSPFFRSPMADMGYDVSDYCDVDPQFGTLADFDQMLTQAHRLGLKIIIDQVISHTSDRHPWFVESRSSRNNPKADWYVWADPKPDGTPPNNWMSIFGGPAWEWDGVRKQYYMHNFLTAQPDLNFHNPDVQDALLETVKFWLDRGVDGFRLDTVNYYFHDKHLRSNPPHFLDDGQTSSDAPDVNPYGMQEHLYDKTRPENIAFLRRFRSLLDRYPGRVSVGEVGDGARSLETVADYTSGGDKLHMCYTFDLLGPDFSARHIRNCVSSFERSVKDGWVCWAFSNHDVMRHASRFAATETERAQVAKLAITLLSTLRGSICLYQGEELGLPEAELAFEDLQDPYGIRFWPAFKGRDGCRTPMPWEADQPFAGFTEAEKPWLPVPDLHRALAVDLQERDPQSVLSHYRRALAFRRSRKELTQGTIEFLDESEHLLTFVRRKGGRAMLFIYNLTREKQLFSLPGNVMPLPVPKAPGFSGVLSGNVVELEPLSAYCAAV, encoded by the coding sequence ATGGCGGCCGTTCTGAAATCCCGCGCGGTTGCCGCGGACTGGTGGCGAGGCGCCTCCATCTATCAGGTTTACCCGCGCTCGTTTCAGGATACGACGGCCAGTGGAACGGGTGATCTGAAAGGGGTGACGCAGCGGCTGGGCCACATCGCCTTTCTCGGTGTCGATGCCATCTGGCTTTCCCCCTTCTTCCGGTCGCCCATGGCCGACATGGGCTATGACGTTTCGGACTATTGCGATGTCGATCCGCAATTCGGAACGCTGGCCGATTTCGACCAGATGCTCACCCAGGCCCATCGCCTCGGGCTCAAGATCATCATCGATCAGGTCATCTCGCACACGTCCGACCGGCACCCCTGGTTTGTCGAAAGCCGCTCGAGCCGGAACAACCCGAAGGCCGACTGGTATGTCTGGGCGGACCCGAAGCCGGATGGCACGCCACCGAATAACTGGATGTCGATCTTTGGCGGGCCGGCCTGGGAATGGGACGGCGTGCGCAAGCAATATTACATGCACAACTTCCTCACGGCGCAGCCGGACTTGAATTTTCACAATCCGGACGTTCAGGATGCCCTGCTGGAAACGGTGAAATTCTGGCTTGACCGGGGCGTCGACGGATTCCGGCTGGATACGGTCAACTATTACTTCCACGACAAGCATCTGCGCAGCAACCCCCCGCATTTCCTTGATGACGGGCAGACCTCCTCGGACGCGCCGGATGTCAATCCCTATGGCATGCAGGAGCATCTCTACGACAAGACCCGGCCGGAAAATATCGCGTTCCTCAGGCGCTTCAGGAGTTTGCTGGATCGCTATCCGGGCCGCGTGTCGGTGGGGGAAGTGGGCGATGGCGCTCGATCGCTGGAGACGGTTGCGGACTACACCAGTGGCGGCGACAAGCTGCATATGTGCTACACGTTCGACCTGCTGGGCCCCGACTTCTCGGCGCGACACATCCGCAATTGCGTGTCCAGCTTTGAACGTTCCGTGAAGGATGGCTGGGTCTGCTGGGCCTTTTCGAACCATGACGTCATGCGCCATGCGAGCCGCTTTGCCGCGACGGAGACGGAGCGGGCACAGGTGGCGAAACTTGCCATCACGCTACTTTCGACGCTGCGGGGTTCCATCTGCCTTTATCAGGGCGAGGAGCTTGGTCTGCCCGAGGCGGAGCTTGCCTTCGAAGACCTGCAGGATCCCTATGGGATCCGCTTCTGGCCTGCCTTCAAGGGCCGCGACGGATGCCGCACGCCCATGCCCTGGGAGGCGGATCAACCCTTTGCCGGTTTCACCGAGGCTGAAAAACCCTGGCTGCCCGTGCCGGACCTGCATCGGGCGCTTGCCGTTGACCTGCAGGAGCGTGATCCGCAATCCGTGCTGTCCCATTATCGCCGTGCGCTCGCATTCCGTCGCAGCCGCAAGGAACTGACACAGGGTACGATCGAGTTTCTGGATGAGAGCGAACATCTGCTGACGTTCGTCCGGCGCAAGGGCGGACGCGCGATGCTTTTCATCTACAACCTCACTCGGGAGAAGCAGCTGTTCTCGCTGCCGGGGAACGTGATGCCCTTGCCTGTGCCTAAGGCACCAGGTTTTTCGGGCGTTCTCTCCGGCAATGTCGTGGAGCTGGAGCCGTTGAGCGCTTACTGCGCAGCGGTCTGA
- a CDS encoding two-component system, chemotaxis family, response regulator CheY, giving the protein MNLLIADQSDVVRKVAKRILTGMNFEVIEARSAADATARCMKALPPFVIVDASMDGALELIQFIRTIPGNERTRIYYCIVEADLRKMMAGRRAGANDFLMKPFDRKTLGAAFNGLAQVAEQRQTAAQ; this is encoded by the coding sequence ATGAACCTCTTGATCGCAGATCAGTCGGACGTCGTTCGCAAAGTCGCGAAGCGTATTCTGACCGGCATGAATTTCGAGGTGATCGAGGCTCGCAGCGCCGCTGACGCGACCGCCCGCTGCATGAAGGCCCTTCCGCCTTTCGTGATCGTCGATGCCTCGATGGATGGCGCTCTGGAACTCATCCAGTTCATCCGCACCATCCCCGGCAACGAGCGCACCCGCATCTATTATTGCATCGTGGAAGCAGACCTGCGCAAGATGATGGCCGGCCGCCGCGCGGGCGCGAACGACTTCCTCATGAAGCCCTTCGACCGCAAGACACTCGGCGCTGCCTTCAATGGGCTCGCCCAGGTCGCAGAACAGCGTCAGACCGCTGCGCAGTAA